One genomic window of Solanum dulcamara chromosome 12, daSolDulc1.2, whole genome shotgun sequence includes the following:
- the LOC129877762 gene encoding equilibrative nucleotide transporter 3-like isoform X1: MTITDSSIIPSPTRLKGKYSGMVVCWILGLGSLVSWNSMLTIGDYYYQLFPKYHPSRVLTLVYQPFAFATMAILVYNEAIINTRKRNLAGFTLFFLSTFALLVLDLATSGAGGLGNYIGVCVIVAAFGVADAFVEGGMVGDLSFMCPEFIQSYLAGLAASGALTSALRLVTKAAFERASNGPRKGVVLFLAISTFFEFLCILLYAFIFPKLPIVKYYRTKAAAEGSKTVAADLAAAGIQTEATERADNTTKQLERLSNKQLFFQNIDYLLDMFLIYVLTLSIFPGFLYENTGSHKLGSWYALVLIAVYNMFDLIARYIPLIKKIKLKSRKGLMIATLARFLFIPCFYFTAKYGDQGWMIMLVSFLGLTNGYLTVCVLTVAPQGYKGPEQNALGNLLVLCLLAGLFSGVALDWLWIIGNGKF, translated from the exons ATGACTATTACTGATTCAAGCATAATTCCAAGTCCAACCAGACTAAAG GGAAAATATAGTGGAATGGTGGTATGTTGGATTCTTGGACTTGGGTCACTTGTTTCTTGGAATAGTATGCTAACAATTGGAGATTATTATTATCAACTCTTTCCG AAATACCATCCTTCAAGGGTGCTTACCCTCGTTTATCAGCCTTTTGCATTCGCGACAATGGCAATTCTTGTATATAATGAGGCAATAATTAATACAAGAAAGCGCAACCTAGCTGGATTTACTCTTTTCTTCTTAAGCACATTCGCGCTCCTAGTG TTGGATTTGGCCACATCAGGAGCCGGTGGTCTTGGAAATTACATTGGTGTATGTGTTATTGTTGCTGCTTTTGGAGTTGCTGATGCTTTTGTTGAAGGTGGGATGGTAGGAGATTTATCCTTCATGTGCCCTGAATTCATCCAA TCATACTTAGCTGGTCTGGCTGCGTCTGGGGCTCTCACCTCAGCTTTAAGGCTAGTGACTAAAGCAGCTTTTGAAAGGGCTAGTAACGGTCCTCGCAAAGGAGTTG TGCTGTTCCTGGCTATCTCCACGTTCTTTGAATTTCTGTGCATTCTTCTATACGCTTTCATCTTTCCTAAGCTACCAATCGTTAAGTACTACCGCACAAAGGCAGCAGCAGAGGGATCAAAAACTGTTGCAGCTGACCTAGCTGCAGCAGGAATCCAGACTGAAGCAACCGAGAGA GCTGATAATACCACTAAACAATTGGAGCGCCTGAGCAACAAACAGCTGTTCTTTCAGAACATCGATTATTTATTGGATATGTTCTTGATTTACGTCCTGACTTTGTCAATTTTCCCTGGATTCTTGTACGAGAATACTGGTTCCCACAAATTAGGCTCATG GTATGCTTTAGTCCTGATAGCAGTTTACAACATGTTCGATTTGATAGCAAGATACATTCCACTGATCAAGAAAATCAAGTTGAAATCACGAAAAGGACTAATGATCGCAACACTAGCTCGTTTCTTGTTCATTCCTTGTTTCTACTTCACTGCAAAATACGGTGATCAAGGCTGGATGATAATGCTCGTGTCTTTCCTCGGACTCACCAATGGTTACCTCACTGTTTGTGTCCTCACAGTTGCTCCTCAGGGATACAAG GGGCCTGAGCAAAATGCATTAGGCAACTTGCTAGTGTTATGCCTACTGGCTGGACTATTCTCTGGTGTTGCACTGGATTGGTTGTGGATTATTGGTAATGGCAAATTCTAA
- the LOC129877762 gene encoding equilibrative nucleotide transporter 3-like isoform X2, whose amino-acid sequence MEMDLCQTRVENGDEQFVKKMRNNFYVNPSLKYHPSRVLTLVYQPFAFATMAILVYNEAIINTRKRNLAGFTLFFLSTFALLVLDLATSGAGGLGNYIGVCVIVAAFGVADAFVEGGMVGDLSFMCPEFIQSYLAGLAASGALTSALRLVTKAAFERASNGPRKGVVLFLAISTFFEFLCILLYAFIFPKLPIVKYYRTKAAAEGSKTVAADLAAAGIQTEATERADNTTKQLERLSNKQLFFQNIDYLLDMFLIYVLTLSIFPGFLYENTGSHKLGSWYALVLIAVYNMFDLIARYIPLIKKIKLKSRKGLMIATLARFLFIPCFYFTAKYGDQGWMIMLVSFLGLTNGYLTVCVLTVAPQGYKGPEQNALGNLLVLCLLAGLFSGVALDWLWIIGNGKF is encoded by the exons ATGGAAATGGACTTGTGTCAAACAAGAGTTGAAAATGGTGATGAGCAATTTGTGAAGAAAATGAGAAACAATTTTTATGTAAACCCCTCTTTG AAATACCATCCTTCAAGGGTGCTTACCCTCGTTTATCAGCCTTTTGCATTCGCGACAATGGCAATTCTTGTATATAATGAGGCAATAATTAATACAAGAAAGCGCAACCTAGCTGGATTTACTCTTTTCTTCTTAAGCACATTCGCGCTCCTAGTG TTGGATTTGGCCACATCAGGAGCCGGTGGTCTTGGAAATTACATTGGTGTATGTGTTATTGTTGCTGCTTTTGGAGTTGCTGATGCTTTTGTTGAAGGTGGGATGGTAGGAGATTTATCCTTCATGTGCCCTGAATTCATCCAA TCATACTTAGCTGGTCTGGCTGCGTCTGGGGCTCTCACCTCAGCTTTAAGGCTAGTGACTAAAGCAGCTTTTGAAAGGGCTAGTAACGGTCCTCGCAAAGGAGTTG TGCTGTTCCTGGCTATCTCCACGTTCTTTGAATTTCTGTGCATTCTTCTATACGCTTTCATCTTTCCTAAGCTACCAATCGTTAAGTACTACCGCACAAAGGCAGCAGCAGAGGGATCAAAAACTGTTGCAGCTGACCTAGCTGCAGCAGGAATCCAGACTGAAGCAACCGAGAGA GCTGATAATACCACTAAACAATTGGAGCGCCTGAGCAACAAACAGCTGTTCTTTCAGAACATCGATTATTTATTGGATATGTTCTTGATTTACGTCCTGACTTTGTCAATTTTCCCTGGATTCTTGTACGAGAATACTGGTTCCCACAAATTAGGCTCATG GTATGCTTTAGTCCTGATAGCAGTTTACAACATGTTCGATTTGATAGCAAGATACATTCCACTGATCAAGAAAATCAAGTTGAAATCACGAAAAGGACTAATGATCGCAACACTAGCTCGTTTCTTGTTCATTCCTTGTTTCTACTTCACTGCAAAATACGGTGATCAAGGCTGGATGATAATGCTCGTGTCTTTCCTCGGACTCACCAATGGTTACCTCACTGTTTGTGTCCTCACAGTTGCTCCTCAGGGATACAAG GGGCCTGAGCAAAATGCATTAGGCAACTTGCTAGTGTTATGCCTACTGGCTGGACTATTCTCTGGTGTTGCACTGGATTGGTTGTGGATTATTGGTAATGGCAAATTCTAA
- the LOC129876719 gene encoding transcription factor MYB102-like, translated as MGRTPCCDKNGLKKGPWTIEEDQKLIDYIQKNGAGNWRILPKNAGLQRCGKSCRLRWTNYLRPDIKRGKFSFEEEETIIHLHSILGNKWSAIAARLPGRTDNEIKNYWNTHIRKTLLRMGIDPVTHNPRLDLLDLNSIFNPSLYNLSQVNNNLSRLLSIQSLVNPEILRLVNSLLSSHHQNQNFLLQSNYQESQLCNSNVQNQVTPFGQASQFQNPIQNISTCSDLNTPSISFYSDTQVKQQSNVEESMSNILKCSSQNWQQNEWQNCTFDSILPTLSIPLSTPTSLNSNSSTICEEERESYCNMLNFDISNMLDVNEFM; from the exons ATGGGAAGAACACCATGTTGTGACAAAAATGGACTTAAAAAAGGGCCATGGACTATAGAAGAAGATCAAAAGCTTATTGATTACATACAAAAAAATGGGGCAGGAAATTGGAGGATTCTCCCTAAGAATGCtg GGCTTCAAAGGTGTGGAAAGAGTTGTAGGCTACGTTGGACTAACTATCTAAGGCCAGATATTAAAAGAGGAAAATTCtcttttgaagaagaagagacaATCATCCACTTGCATAGTATTCTTGGAAACAA GTGGTCTGCCATTGCTGCTCGCTTGCCTGGAAGGACTGATAACGAAATCAAGAATTATTGGAATACTCATATTCGGAAAACGCTTTTGAGGATGGGAATTGATCCAGTGACTCACAATCCTCGTCTTGATCTTCTTGatttaaactcaattttcaACCCTTCACTCTACAATTTGTCTCAAGTGAATAATAATCTTTCAAGGTTATTAAGTATACAATCCCTAGTAAATCCAGAGATTTTGAGATTAGTCAATTCCCTCTTATCTTCCCACCACCAAAACCAAAATTTCTTATTGCAAAGTAATTATCAAGAAAGTCAACTATGCAATTCCAATGTCCAAAACCAAGTGACCCCATTTGGTCAAGCTAGCCAGTTTCAAAACCCTATTCAAAATATTTCGACTTGCTCCGATTTAAATACTCCATCTATTTCATTTTATAGCGACACTCAGGTCAAGCAACAATCTaatgtggaagaatccatgtcaaatattttaaaatgtagcTCGCAAAATTGGCAACAAAATGAGTGGCAAAATTGTACCTTTGATTCTATTTTGCCTACTTTATCAATACCTTTGTCAACTCCAACTTCATTAAATTCGAACTCCAGCACAATTTgtgaagaagagagggaaagtTATTGTAACATGTTGaattttgatatttcaaataTGTTGGATGTTAATGAATTTATGTAA
- the LOC129876544 gene encoding uncharacterized protein LOC129876544, whose protein sequence is MIMLKTCTQNYHQLVPLLSSKYRNSNVNYVVEPLKFAHRRKQVQSLAIRASSGGEKQSERRVFLTLEEAGLVEVSGLSTHERFLCRLTISSLNLLRVISEQEGCSIEELNAGKICDWFLKDKLKREQNLDSAVLQWDESDFQL, encoded by the exons ATGATTATGCTCAAAACTTGTACACAAAATTACCATCAATTAGTACCATTATTAAGTTCCAAATATAGAAATTCAAATGTCAATTATGTTGTAGAACCATTAAAATTTGCTCATAGAAGAAAGCAAGTGCAAAGCTTAGCAATAAGAGCAAGTAGTGGTGGAGAGAAACAAAGTGAAAGGCGTGTTTTTTTGACACTTGAAGAAGCTGGCCTTGTTGAAGTGTCCGGCCTCAGCACTCATGAACGTTTTCTATGTCGATTGACG ATTTCATCACTCAATTTATTAAGAGTGATATCAGAACAAGAAGGTTGTTCAATTGAGGAATTGAATGCTGGGAAAATATGTGATTGGTTCTTGAAAGATAAGCTAAAAAGAGAGCAAAATTTGGATTCTGCTGTCCTTCAATGGGATGAATCTGATTTCCAACTATAA